The proteins below come from a single Anaerobaca lacustris genomic window:
- a CDS encoding NUDIX domain-containing protein, with amino-acid sequence MAKQNYPEPTVGALIFNGEGKLFLMRSHKWRGKWVVPGGHIELGETMEQALRREIREETNLEIRDIEFICFQEFIHDERFWQRRHFIFFDYACRTDSTEVVLNDEAQDYAWIDLDRAMAMPVEHYTAVAITEYRKKHR; translated from the coding sequence ATGGCCAAGCAGAATTATCCGGAACCGACGGTCGGGGCGCTGATCTTCAACGGCGAGGGCAAGCTCTTCCTGATGCGTTCGCACAAGTGGCGGGGCAAGTGGGTTGTCCCCGGTGGACACATCGAGCTGGGCGAGACGATGGAACAGGCCCTGCGGCGCGAAATCCGTGAAGAGACCAACCTGGAGATCCGTGACATCGAGTTCATCTGTTTCCAGGAGTTCATCCACGACGAGCGGTTCTGGCAACGACGGCACTTCATCTTCTTCGATTATGCCTGCCGGACCGATTCAACCGAGGTGGTCCTGAACGACGAGGCGCAGGACTACGCTTGGATCGATCTCGATCGGGCCATGGCAATGCCGGTCGAACACTACACCGCCGTCGCCATCACCGAGTACCGCAAGAAGCACCGCTGA
- a CDS encoding class I SAM-dependent methyltransferase — protein sequence MSAMDYERVARFYDSYVQTDMDVPFFLREAKKAVGPVLELTAGTGRVSIPLLLAGIDVTCVDSSPAMLGVLRDKLRAEELSTEVIQADMCELSLNRRFDLIFVPFHSFAEITDPTQQRQALSRIHDHLSDEGRFICTLRNPPVRLQSVTGRRRELGNFPLPDGNMLSLSSVEYYDPVSKSVSGSQFYDVRRWDGCLLASMTVDLHFCLYSHYDFQSLAEAAGFVPVHLYGDYSYGPFEPEVSPFMIWVLRRVRAETV from the coding sequence ATGTCCGCGATGGACTATGAGCGAGTCGCCCGTTTCTACGACAGCTACGTCCAGACGGACATGGATGTCCCGTTCTTCCTGCGGGAAGCGAAGAAGGCTGTCGGGCCGGTCCTGGAACTGACAGCCGGCACCGGACGTGTCTCGATTCCCTTGCTGTTGGCCGGCATCGATGTGACGTGCGTGGACAGTTCACCGGCCATGCTGGGCGTCCTGCGTGACAAGCTTCGAGCGGAAGAACTCTCGACGGAGGTGATCCAGGCCGATATGTGCGAGCTGTCGCTGAATCGACGGTTTGATCTGATCTTTGTTCCATTTCATTCGTTCGCCGAAATCACCGATCCGACCCAGCAGCGACAGGCTCTGTCGCGAATCCACGATCATCTGTCGGATGAAGGGCGGTTCATCTGCACCCTGCGCAATCCGCCGGTGCGATTGCAGTCGGTGACGGGGCGGCGACGCGAGCTGGGCAACTTTCCGCTTCCGGACGGCAATATGCTCAGCTTGTCGTCTGTGGAGTACTACGATCCCGTATCCAAATCCGTGAGCGGCAGCCAATTCTATGATGTCCGGCGCTGGGATGGCTGTCTTCTGGCCAGCATGACTGTGGACCTCCACTTCTGCCTGTACTCGCACTACGACTTCCAATCGCTGGCTGAAGCGGCGGGCTTTGTCCCGGTCCATCTGTACGGGGACTACTCCTATGGTCCATTCGAGCCGGAGGTAAGTCCCTTCATGATCTGGGTCCTGCGCAGAGTACGAGCGGAGACAGTGTGA
- a CDS encoding MerR family transcriptional regulator — translation MDRRATPMSWEKTSRKLQVPAKRYRIGELVRCSPFSRQTIHNYTIMGLIREAEWTEGGHRLYDESVFDRLSRIMELRESMSLGEIRRVLNEEERTVRGLRDEGGCRTSAR, via the coding sequence ATGGATCGTCGAGCCACACCGATGAGTTGGGAGAAGACCAGTCGCAAGCTGCAGGTTCCAGCCAAACGCTACCGCATCGGCGAACTGGTGCGGTGCAGTCCCTTCTCCCGCCAGACGATCCACAACTACACGATCATGGGGCTCATCCGCGAAGCGGAGTGGACCGAGGGGGGCCATCGGCTGTATGACGAGTCCGTCTTCGATCGCCTTTCCCGTATCATGGAACTGCGAGAGAGCATGAGTCTTGGCGAGATCCGTCGAGTGCTCAATGAAGAGGAAAGAACGGTGAGGGGTTTGCGCGACGAGGGGGGCTGCCGGACCTCGGCGCGTTGA
- a CDS encoding FliA/WhiG family RNA polymerase sigma factor — protein MKTNTAAKTDKKLTIDEVWERFHESHHDCYRNLLMEHYRDLVRHAAERLHSKLPDKVELDDLISAGTFGLMDAIDAYDPSRGVKFETYCAPRVKGSILDELRSMDWVPRLVRARAHQLAKATHALEMHLGRKPDEHELAEELNLDMDEFIRLQRDANATSLVSLSTKCGDGDGEKDVYEIDVIKDNRSEDPLIEAQKRDLKNLLTKGLTRAERLIIVLYYYEEMTMKEIGATLDLSESRVSQMHSSILARLKAQMNTRKKEFAVE, from the coding sequence GTGAAGACGAACACAGCGGCGAAGACCGATAAGAAGCTCACAATCGACGAGGTATGGGAGCGGTTTCACGAAAGCCACCATGACTGCTATCGCAACCTGCTCATGGAGCATTACCGAGACCTCGTCAGGCACGCCGCCGAACGACTTCACAGCAAACTTCCCGATAAGGTCGAACTGGACGATCTGATCAGCGCCGGCACATTCGGCCTGATGGACGCCATCGATGCCTACGATCCTTCCCGCGGGGTGAAATTCGAGACGTACTGCGCACCACGGGTCAAGGGATCGATCCTCGACGAATTGCGGAGCATGGACTGGGTTCCTCGCCTCGTGCGTGCCCGGGCCCATCAGTTGGCCAAAGCGACTCACGCGCTGGAAATGCACCTGGGCCGAAAGCCGGACGAACACGAACTGGCCGAGGAACTGAACCTGGACATGGACGAGTTCATCCGTCTTCAGCGCGATGCCAACGCCACCAGTCTCGTCTCCCTGAGCACCAAGTGCGGCGACGGGGATGGGGAGAAGGACGTCTATGAGATCGACGTCATCAAGGACAATCGCAGTGAGGACCCCCTCATCGAGGCCCAGAAACGCGACCTCAAGAACCTCCTGACCAAGGGGTTGACGCGGGCCGAGCGACTCATCATCGTGCTGTACTACTACGAAGAGATGACGATGAAGGAAATCGGCGCGACGCTCGATTTGTCCGAATCGCGGGTTTCGCAGATGCACTCGTCCATCCTGGCACGACTCAAAGCCCAGATGAACACCCGCAAGAAGGAATTCGCGGTCGAATAG
- a CDS encoding glycoside hydrolase family 140 protein produces MKCVATMNLHSLVIAALAACVLVPNDSLHAGSVPARLRVAESGRYLESEDGKPFFYLGDTAWELFHRLNREEADRYLANRAAKGFTVIQAVVVAQLGGLTDPNPCGAVPFADKDPTRPNEAYFTHVDYIVSRANESGLVVGMLPTWGSYWKIGSGIFNAQNARVFGRFLGRRYKDQSILWILGGDENVRNDHERATVEAMALGLREGDGGAHPMTYHPRGPGLSSDYFHQAQWLDFNMVQSSHGARDHDNGLFAEHDYGLTPVKPTLDGEPRYEGIPVGFYNAGVDREFRFDDYDVRQAAYWSLLAGACGHTYGHNSVWQMWQPGRKPVIWASTPWHESLDHPGATQMGHVRRLFESRPFQKLVPDQSMILDGPTHGGAKIRAARATDGSFAFIYSPRGEPFTLRVNVIRTSMIRQTWFNPRDGSARPLHTTDTPGFQTFVPPTRGRGCDWVLVLDDATAKFPLPGRPE; encoded by the coding sequence ATGAAATGCGTTGCGACGATGAACCTGCATAGCCTAGTGATTGCCGCCTTGGCGGCCTGTGTACTTGTGCCGAATGACAGCCTGCATGCGGGTTCGGTCCCGGCTCGGCTGCGTGTCGCCGAGTCCGGTCGCTATCTCGAATCCGAAGACGGCAAGCCGTTCTTCTATCTGGGTGACACCGCATGGGAGCTGTTCCACCGTCTCAATCGAGAAGAGGCGGACCGATACCTGGCCAATCGCGCCGCGAAGGGCTTCACAGTGATCCAGGCGGTGGTGGTGGCTCAACTGGGCGGTCTGACCGACCCGAATCCCTGCGGCGCCGTACCCTTTGCCGACAAAGACCCGACGCGGCCCAACGAGGCCTACTTCACGCACGTCGATTACATCGTGAGCAGGGCCAACGAATCCGGCCTGGTCGTCGGGATGCTGCCGACGTGGGGCAGCTACTGGAAGATCGGTTCGGGCATCTTCAACGCCCAGAACGCCAGGGTGTTTGGACGTTTCCTGGGCCGGCGCTACAAAGACCAGTCGATCCTCTGGATTCTCGGAGGCGACGAGAACGTTCGCAACGACCACGAGAGGGCGACCGTCGAGGCGATGGCCCTGGGTCTTCGTGAAGGTGATGGGGGCGCGCACCCGATGACGTACCATCCGCGCGGTCCCGGCCTGTCGTCCGACTATTTCCATCAGGCCCAGTGGCTGGACTTCAATATGGTCCAGTCGTCGCACGGGGCGCGGGACCACGACAACGGCCTGTTCGCCGAGCATGACTACGGCTTGACGCCGGTCAAGCCGACCCTCGACGGCGAGCCACGGTACGAGGGTATCCCTGTGGGTTTTTACAACGCCGGCGTCGACCGCGAGTTTCGGTTCGACGACTACGACGTCCGGCAGGCGGCCTACTGGTCGCTGCTGGCCGGAGCGTGCGGGCACACCTACGGGCACAACAGCGTCTGGCAGATGTGGCAGCCGGGACGCAAACCGGTGATCTGGGCGTCTACGCCGTGGCACGAATCGCTCGACCATCCCGGCGCGACGCAGATGGGGCACGTCCGCCGGCTGTTCGAGTCGCGTCCGTTTCAGAAGCTTGTGCCCGACCAGTCGATGATCCTGGACGGACCGACGCACGGAGGCGCCAAAATCCGCGCCGCCCGCGCGACCGACGGCTCGTTCGCCTTCATCTACTCGCCGCGCGGCGAGCCGTTTACACTCCGCGTGAATGTGATTCGGACCTCGATGATTCGCCAGACATGGTTCAATCCGCGCGATGGTAGCGCCAGGCCGCTGCACACCACCGATACGCCCGGCTTCCAGACGTTCGTGCCGCCCACCCGGGGGCGGGGCTGTGACTGGGTGCTCGTCCTCGACGACGCGACCGCGAAGTTCCCGTTGCCCGGCCGGCCGGAGTGA
- the queC gene encoding 7-cyano-7-deazaguanine synthase QueC, whose translation MPQKKAVVLASGGLDSTTTLAIARSEGYACYALTFLYGQRHRRETEAAEKVCASLGVVEQRVVKIDLAAFGGSALTDTRIEVPKDRDPRSDGMEIPVTYVPARNTIFLSYGLAWAEVLGAFDLFIGVNSTDYSGYPDCRAEFVAAYEAMANLATAAAVEGRGRYRIHTPIITMTKAEIIRTGTRLGVDYALTHSCYDPDAEGRSCGRCDSCRLRLKGFAEAGLTDPVVYVSPGR comes from the coding sequence GTGCCGCAGAAGAAGGCTGTCGTATTGGCCAGCGGGGGATTGGATTCGACGACCACGCTGGCGATCGCCCGCAGTGAGGGATATGCCTGTTATGCTCTGACGTTCCTGTACGGGCAGCGTCACCGGCGAGAGACGGAGGCGGCCGAGAAGGTCTGCGCCTCGCTGGGGGTCGTCGAGCAGCGCGTGGTGAAGATCGACCTGGCGGCCTTCGGCGGTTCGGCTCTGACCGACACCCGTATCGAGGTGCCCAAGGACCGCGATCCACGCAGCGATGGCATGGAGATCCCCGTGACCTACGTGCCGGCGAGAAACACGATCTTTCTCAGTTATGGCCTCGCATGGGCCGAGGTTCTCGGCGCGTTCGACTTGTTCATCGGGGTTAACTCGACGGACTACAGCGGATATCCTGACTGCCGGGCGGAATTCGTGGCGGCCTACGAAGCGATGGCCAATCTCGCGACGGCCGCCGCTGTCGAGGGCAGGGGGCGATACCGGATTCACACGCCGATCATCACGATGACCAAGGCCGAGATCATCCGGACGGGCACGCGGCTGGGCGTCGATTATGCGTTGACCCACAGTTGCTACGATCCGGACGCCGAGGGGCGGAGCTGTGGGCGGTGCGACTCGTGCCGATTGCGGCTCAAAGGCTTTGCGGAGGCGGGGTTGACCGATCCGGTTGTCTACGTTTCGCCCGGTCGATAG
- a CDS encoding DUF362 domain-containing protein, with protein MTDKTVALVRCHDYDPDRVARAIVRWFDSLGGIERFVKPGDTVLIKPNFIAPRSHKQDPTQTHPEMILAVARLLKDFGARPFVGDSPGWGDARICAEALELVEPLKKLGVPIRQLDRPRTRRVGRHGPRVGLSAVAMEADAIINLPKLKAHGQLLVTLAVKNMFGCVSGKRKALWHYRRGGNPAKFCQLLIDICYFLQPAVTLIDGIVAMERTGPSGGTSRPLGWLIGGPDPLSCETVCCRLLGIDPERVPILRTAGQMQLDGLDFDRIELVGDPLGESCSDFELPTTLIPIRFSLRRVLRSKLRQMWLLARKPKPASST; from the coding sequence AGACCGTTGCCCTCGTTCGATGTCACGACTACGATCCCGACCGAGTCGCCCGCGCGATCGTCCGGTGGTTCGATTCGCTGGGAGGCATCGAACGCTTCGTCAAGCCGGGTGACACCGTACTGATCAAACCCAACTTCATCGCGCCGCGGTCGCACAAACAAGATCCGACGCAGACGCATCCCGAAATGATCCTCGCCGTGGCGCGACTCCTGAAGGACTTTGGCGCCAGGCCGTTTGTCGGCGATTCGCCCGGGTGGGGAGATGCCCGGATTTGTGCCGAAGCCCTGGAACTGGTCGAGCCACTGAAGAAACTGGGTGTCCCGATCCGGCAACTGGACCGGCCCAGGACGCGACGGGTCGGAAGACACGGTCCACGAGTGGGGCTCAGCGCTGTGGCGATGGAAGCCGATGCGATCATCAACCTGCCCAAGCTCAAAGCGCACGGACAGCTTCTCGTGACCCTGGCGGTCAAGAACATGTTCGGATGCGTCAGCGGCAAGCGCAAGGCCCTGTGGCATTACCGTCGCGGCGGCAATCCCGCCAAGTTCTGCCAACTGCTGATCGACATCTGCTATTTCCTCCAGCCGGCTGTGACCCTCATCGACGGCATCGTGGCGATGGAGCGAACGGGGCCGTCGGGGGGCACCAGCAGGCCCCTCGGCTGGCTGATCGGGGGCCCCGATCCGCTCTCGTGTGAAACGGTGTGTTGCCGACTGCTCGGCATCGACCCCGAGCGCGTTCCCATCCTCCGCACGGCCGGCCAGATGCAGCTCGACGGTCTGGATTTCGACCGGATCGAACTGGTGGGTGATCCGCTCGGAGAGTCCTGCTCGGACTTCGAGCTGCCCACAACGCTGATTCCGATCCGCTTCTCCCTCCGGCGGGTTCTGCGAAGCAAGCTGCGCCAGATGTGGCTTCTCGCCCGTAAGCCCAAACCCGCGTCGTCCACCTGA
- a CDS encoding 7-carboxy-7-deazaguanine synthase QueE: MRVIEIFHSLQGEGILSGTPSVFVRLAGCPLRCRWCDTKYAWDFSAGDEYGVDDLVEAVSKHPCDHVVITGGEPMVGPDLAAREGLAELTRRLRAGRMHVTIETAGRLFIADLACDLMSISPKMANSVPSEPALAVAHERQRTDPGALAGLIEGYPCQLKFVVEAADDIDEIHRLLDRLPPVPSNRVLLMPQAGTRDELLARAPAVAQLCRETGYRFGHRLHVLLWSDRRGV, encoded by the coding sequence ATGCGCGTCATCGAGATATTCCATTCCTTGCAGGGCGAGGGAATCCTCAGCGGGACGCCGAGCGTGTTCGTTCGGCTGGCGGGCTGTCCTCTGCGGTGTCGATGGTGTGACACGAAATACGCGTGGGATTTCTCGGCCGGCGACGAGTACGGTGTGGACGATCTGGTGGAGGCGGTCAGCAAGCACCCCTGCGACCACGTCGTGATCACCGGGGGCGAGCCGATGGTCGGGCCCGATCTTGCGGCCAGAGAGGGCCTGGCGGAGTTGACGAGACGCCTGCGAGCCGGACGGATGCACGTGACGATCGAAACGGCGGGGCGGCTCTTCATTGCCGATCTGGCGTGCGACCTGATGAGCATCAGTCCGAAGATGGCCAATTCGGTCCCGTCGGAGCCGGCCCTTGCCGTGGCCCACGAAAGGCAACGAACCGATCCTGGAGCCTTGGCCGGACTGATCGAGGGCTATCCCTGTCAGCTCAAGTTCGTGGTCGAGGCGGCAGACGACATCGACGAGATTCACCGCCTTCTGGACCGTCTGCCGCCCGTGCCTTCCAATCGCGTCCTGCTGATGCCCCAAGCCGGAACTCGGGACGAACTTCTGGCGAGGGCCCCGGCGGTCGCACAGTTGTGCCGGGAGACGGGATACCGCTTTGGGCACCGCCTGCACGTGCTGCTCTGGAGCGACCGTCGGGGTGTGTAG
- the queF gene encoding preQ(1) synthase, whose translation MSESDTIELFNNPRPERNYRIAIRCPEFTSVCPKTGQPDFGEILIEYCPDRHCIELKSLKFYLQGYRNKGIFYEALTNDVLDDLSGACKPRWMKVTARFTPRGGITTDVVAEYNAQS comes from the coding sequence ATGAGCGAATCCGATACAATCGAGCTGTTCAACAACCCGCGTCCCGAACGCAACTACCGGATCGCCATCCGCTGCCCGGAATTCACCAGCGTTTGCCCGAAGACGGGCCAGCCGGACTTCGGCGAAATCCTCATCGAATACTGCCCCGACAGGCACTGTATCGAATTGAAGAGCCTCAAATTCTACTTGCAGGGCTACCGGAACAAAGGCATCTTCTATGAAGCATTGACAAACGACGTTCTGGATGATCTGAGCGGCGCGTGCAAACCGAGGTGGATGAAGGTGACGGCCCGTTTCACGCCCCGCGGCGGCATCACGACCGACGTGGTCGCCGAGTACAATGCGCAGAGCTAA
- a CDS encoding sensor domain-containing diguanylate cyclase → MTKRTNESNGHEDGHSRPASTLELVTPLARQINSLDIDRIADICVTKIPALVGSAFASLYALDEPNHILHLVRCNHPFPINKIVSLNQVPPSPMVVAVKSKELILTGDIDTYTKPIIKRSQRAFAENYATSNCAIVPLICHDGVVGVLNLADKAEPAAFTQEDVFLIELFGQLIGASIGNIKLFERIQRQAMLDGLTGLMNHKTFYESLERELWRSRRYGGTISMIMADIDNLKAINDTCGHRAGDKVIREIGRRIKECIRQIDLAARYGGDEFAVILPNTLLEEAVLVSQRIVDAVAGSSVSWQGVRIPLSISVGVGQYGADANPEDITSRSDRALYSAKQSGKNTVSVFRSCEET, encoded by the coding sequence ATGACGAAACGAACCAACGAATCGAACGGCCACGAGGACGGTCATTCCCGCCCGGCCTCGACGCTGGAACTGGTGACACCGCTGGCGCGCCAGATCAACAGTCTGGACATCGACCGCATCGCCGATATCTGTGTCACGAAGATCCCCGCGCTGGTCGGGTCCGCCTTTGCGTCACTCTATGCTCTGGATGAGCCGAACCACATCCTGCATCTGGTGCGCTGCAACCATCCGTTTCCCATCAACAAGATCGTATCGCTGAATCAGGTTCCGCCGTCGCCCATGGTGGTGGCGGTCAAGAGCAAGGAGCTGATCCTGACGGGCGATATCGACACGTACACAAAGCCGATCATCAAACGGTCCCAACGGGCCTTTGCGGAGAACTACGCGACCAGCAACTGTGCGATCGTGCCGCTGATCTGTCACGATGGGGTGGTCGGCGTGCTCAATCTGGCCGACAAGGCCGAGCCAGCCGCCTTCACACAGGAAGATGTCTTCCTGATCGAGCTGTTCGGCCAGTTGATCGGGGCGTCGATCGGGAACATCAAGTTGTTCGAGAGGATACAGCGTCAGGCCATGCTGGACGGTCTGACCGGCCTGATGAACCATAAGACATTCTATGAATCGCTGGAGCGCGAGCTGTGGCGCTCGCGTCGCTACGGCGGAACGATCTCGATGATCATGGCCGATATCGACAATCTCAAGGCCATCAACGACACCTGCGGCCACCGGGCGGGCGACAAGGTCATTCGGGAGATCGGGCGCAGGATCAAGGAGTGTATTCGCCAGATCGATCTGGCGGCGCGATACGGAGGGGACGAGTTCGCTGTCATCCTGCCGAATACGTTGCTGGAAGAGGCCGTTCTGGTGTCTCAGCGCATCGTCGACGCTGTCGCCGGCTCTTCGGTATCCTGGCAAGGCGTCCGAATTCCGCTGTCCATCAGCGTCGGCGTGGGCCAGTACGGCGCCGACGCCAACCCTGAGGATATCACCAGCCGGTCGGATCGAGCCCTCTACAGTGCCAAGCAATCGGGCAAGAACACCGTCTCGGTCTTTCGGTCCTGCGAAGAGACATAG
- a CDS encoding MinD/ParA family protein translates to MNQRHLPAIMANHAVNLQQASGSSRPSARVLAVTSGKGGVGKTNIATNLALCMAASEKRVLLLDADISLGNLDLLLNVRSKYNISHVINGSKRIDQIILPGPQGLRVICGASGLDQLADISETEQHRLIEHLSRLQYGSDTIVVDTAAGISNSVVSFCLAADHVLVVTTPEATAMTDAYGMIKVLVRKRYEGPISVVVNMAHSLAEGKRTYQRLADVAARFLQANLYYAGVLLKDERLCAAVRSRQPVVLAYPKSQIASSFSAMATRLGGIDCSNGAGGSFFRRVFRWLT, encoded by the coding sequence TTGAACCAGAGACATCTGCCCGCAATCATGGCGAACCACGCAGTCAATCTACAACAGGCCTCCGGCAGCAGCCGGCCGTCGGCACGCGTTCTGGCCGTCACCAGCGGCAAGGGCGGGGTCGGCAAGACGAACATCGCGACGAATCTGGCCTTGTGCATGGCGGCATCAGAGAAACGCGTCCTTCTGCTCGATGCCGATATCTCGCTGGGCAACCTCGACCTGCTGCTGAACGTTCGCAGCAAATACAACATCTCTCACGTGATCAACGGCTCCAAGCGGATCGACCAGATCATTTTGCCTGGACCGCAGGGCCTTCGCGTCATCTGCGGGGCCTCCGGCCTGGACCAACTGGCCGACATCAGCGAAACGGAGCAGCACCGGCTGATCGAACACCTTTCCAGGCTGCAATACGGCAGCGACACCATCGTGGTCGACACGGCGGCGGGGATCTCGAACTCGGTCGTCAGTTTCTGCCTGGCGGCCGACCACGTGCTCGTGGTCACAACGCCGGAGGCCACCGCCATGACGGACGCCTACGGCATGATCAAGGTGTTGGTCCGAAAACGATACGAAGGCCCGATAAGCGTCGTTGTCAATATGGCGCACAGTCTCGCCGAGGGAAAAAGGACCTACCAGCGTCTCGCTGATGTCGCGGCCAGGTTTCTCCAGGCCAATCTCTATTACGCCGGGGTTCTGCTCAAGGACGAACGCCTCTGTGCGGCCGTGCGCTCGCGCCAGCCCGTCGTGTTGGCTTATCCCAAGAGCCAGATCGCCTCATCCTTCAGTGCGATGGCCACTCGCCTGGGAGGAATCGATTGCAGCAACGGCGCCGGGGGAAGTTTTTTCCGGAGAGTGTTTCGGTGGCTGACCTAA